CCTGACGTTTCCGCTGAATGCGTCCTTGAGTAGGTCTTGGCCTGCTCCATACAGGCCGAGCTCTTTGGCAACTTCGGTTGCCTTCTTAAAGGCTTCCCATGCAAGACCGTGTATTTCTGAGTTGTCTACTCCTTTCTTATGAGTCATTATGAGCTGAAGGTCATCTCCAGCATACGTTACGTAGAAGTCTATAAGCGTTCCTGCCTTTTGAGCTTCGCTAAGAACCTCCTTAGCCTTCTCGATTAAGGCTGGGTGGACTCTGGAGTGGCCTGGCCAGCCACCGACATCCGCTTTTATAACGCTAATGGTTATCTTCTCTCCTACTGCCATGGTATCACCTCCAGTGAACAAATCCGTTTAACATTAAATTTACATCTTCTTAAAAAATTTTGCCTTGTTTAATGGTTATCACTGAAAATGATAAATAATCACCAGGAGTTTTTCTTTGTATTTGTAAAGAAAACTTGATAATTTTTCGTGAAGTTTTTGAGTTTACAAACCCTCTTTACCCAAGATACACTTAAATTAGGGTGCCCAAATATTTTATGGTGGTAAAAATGCTTGTTGGAATGGCAATAATGCCTCATGGAAATGAGGCTGTTTACCCTCCAGATGATGAGACCAGAAGATTACATGAGAATCTGAAGAGAATTGGGCAGGAACTGGAAGGTGCCGATACCTATGTTTTGATAACCCCTCATAACGTAAGAATAAGAGAGCACATAGGAATAATAATGGCCGAACATTTGATCCCTTGGCTTCCTTTTAATGACGTTAAAATTCCTGTGGAAGAAGAGTATAGAACGAATAGGAGACTTGCCCTTGAAATATTCCACGGGGCTAGAACAGGATTTCCAGTTGTCGATATAAACTTCGCAACGTACTCTGGGAGATATTCGAGGTTTCCTCTAACATGGGGGGAGATAATTCCCCTATACTTCCTTAGAAAGAAGGACCTTGTTCTAATAACCCCTGCTAAACTTCCCAAGGAAAAGCTTATTGAGTTTGGGAGATTCTTAGCAGTTCTTCTTGAAAAATGGAACGAAAAAGTAGCTATAATAGTAAGTGCTGACCACGGCCACGCTCATAGGGAAGATGGACCCTATGGATACGCTGAAGAATCTAAAGAGTACGATAGAAGAGTTGTAGAGATGCTTAAAAAAGGAGATCTTAGGGAACTTTTAGAGTTTGAAGATGAGTTTATAGATAGAGCGAAGCCCGACAGTTACTGGTCCTTTCTTATGGCCTTAGGGGTCTTAGAAGAATTTGAGATGGAGCCTTCCCTAGTTTCATATGCCTGTCCAACATACTACGGAATGGCATCGGCCCTGTTCAGAAGGTAGGAACTTTTTCCTCCTCTGGGAATCTCCAATTCTCGGTAATTCTTTTTACTCTCTTCAGTATTTCCCTGTTTCCAGTTTCGGAGAGTCTACTTAGGAACTCTATCAGATCATCGTAGGTTCCCTTCTCAACTCTGAAGGGAATTCTGTCTTTACCACCAACCGCATAGGCGAACTTGAATGGATCTATGGGGTGCGTAACTGGATCTCTCCAACTCGGCTTTACGTCGTATATTAGCTCTGCAACTAGAGCAAGACCCCTTAACGTTCCTGGACCGAGGCCTTTTATAAGGAGGAAGCTTTCATAGTCCTCTACAGCCATCTCTTTTACAAACTCTAGTGCTCTAATGTTCAACTCAATTTTTCCGAGGCTCTCATATCTCCTCACAACTTTAACCACATCGACATCCCTTGGTTTGTAGAATACAATATAACCCTTTGTCATTGCCTTTATAGTCTCTAGATCTCTTACAACCTTCTTCCCTTCTTGAGCGAGGTCAATCAAAGTCTTCTGAATTTCTTTCGAATCCTTATCCACGGTGTTAAGGGCAAAATCTCTTTTAACTCCGGCTATCCCCTTGTGTGGATCTACCAGCTCATCGGCGTTGAACCAGTGATATCTCCTAGCAAGCTTCTCCCTTTCATTCATACCTTGCTGAACAACTGCCCAGTTACCCTCTTTGTCAACAAAGAATGTGTGATGGTATAACTGATATCCTGCTTGAAGGGCCACCGAATCAACTTTAGCAACAAGCCTCGATTTCCTTATGTATTCCTCCGGATCTATGTCGAATTCCTTAGCTATCATCCTGAGCTCATCTGGAGTTTTTCTACTCTTTCCTCCTTTTCCCCCAGCAACCCTTATTCCGAGGTCGAGCTTGTTTAGAACTTCCTTTAATATTCCCGTCGTTACTGTGGTACTCCCTGAAGAGTCCCAATCCATACCAATTAAATTGTTGAACGCTTGAAACCATATTGGGTCCGAGATCCTCTCGAGGGCACCTTTAGTTCCGTATTCTTCTATCAATATCTTAAGAACTATCTCGGCTAATCTCTTCATCCTAAGTGCAAGCCAATGGGGAACATGGCCCGTGTGAAGTGGTAACTCTGCAACGCCTGTTCTCATCATAAAGTATTAAACCCGATTATTTAAATCCATTATCGAGGGAAACTTATGGCTAGAAGAGAGAAAATAATAGAGCTTTTGCTCGAGAGGGACTATAGTGTAAGCGAACTTGCGAGAATTCTTGATATGAGAGGAAAAGGGGCAAAAAAGGCGATTCTAAACGACCTTAAAGTAATAGCAAGGATAGCAAAGAGAGAGGGGATGGTTCTCCTTATAAAGCCTGCCCAGTGCAGAAAGTGCGGATTCGTTTTTAGACCGGAGATAAACATTCCTTCCCGATGTCCTAGATGCAAGAGTGAGTGGATAGAGGAGCCAAGGTTTAAACTTGAAAGAACTTGATCTCTCCATCTTGGTGCGTGAAGCTTTCAGAAATGTGATTCAAGTCTTTCACTAACAATTTTCAGCAAGGGAGCTAATGCTCTTCCAATCGCTTCCTTCTTCTTAGAAAAGTCAAGGACGTCATTGGTGAGATTTTCCTTTATTATCTCAACAGCTTCCCTCTCAGTTATTAATCCCTTAAGCCATGCTTCTGCAATTAGTGCCTCGGCATAGTCTCCCTTTGCATGCTTGTCCATTCTTCTAAGCCCCTTGGATAATCCTGCAATGTCAAGGGCTATGGCAAGTGAAGCATTTGGCACCCTATCTCCAGTTGGTCTTCCTAAAAATTCCGTAAGGGCAAGGGAATATAGAAAATTTATCAAGGAGTCCCCAAACTTTGCAAGTCCCTTGTCCATTTCACTCTCCTCTAAAGGCCTTCAAATAAATTTCTTTAATCTCCTCAACACTCGGCTCAACTGGGTTGAATGCTACCAACGGGTCTTCATAAGCCTTTCTTGCCATCTCGGGTAACCTCTCCATGAACTCGTCCTCGTCTACTAGGTCTGAAAGTCTAGGAACACCAAGTCTCTCATTGAGGTCAACTATCTTCAGGTAGAGCTCTTCTACATCTTTTAATCCAAGTTCCCTAGCTAAGCTATCGTACCTTTCAGGGGCCTTCTTAACGTTGAACTCCATAACATATGGGAGAAGTATTGCGTTGATTAAACCGTGTGGCCCTATCCATGCGGCCTTGTGGCTCATTGCGTGAACTAAACCAAGCCTTCCGTTTAGAAATGCTATTCCAGCCATTGTAGCTGCATAGTGAACCATTTCCCTAGCCTCCGAGTCTCCCTCGACACTCTTCTCGAGGTATTCGAAGATTATCTTTGCCGCCCTTAGAGCATAGGCATCACTGAATGGTGTTGCTACCTTTGAAACATAGGCCTCTATTGCGTGAACAAGAACATCTAACCCCGAGTTTCTTGCGACTTCTTTTGGCATATTCTCTGGAAGCCTTGGGTCAAGAATAGCGTAGTCAGGACATAAGTCTGGGCTAACTATAGTGTACTTTGTCCCTCCTTTCTTTATTACGCTTGCAGCTGAGACCTCGCTCCCCGCACCGCTTGTTGAGGGGATGGCAATGAACTTGCTCTTAAGCTTTGGAAGCGGATTTACCTTTTGGAACCTGCTGAACACAGCAACGTTATCGAAGTCAAGATCAGGAACGTCATAGAAAACCTTTACAGCTTTTGCAACATCTATTACACTTCCCCCACCTATTGCAATGAAAGTGTCGGGTTTGAACTCTCTGACCTTTGGGAGAATTTCTTCAACATTTTCAATCGTTGGCTCGGGAGGAACGCCGACTATTGTTTCATACACTCCACCAGCATTCTCAATATTGTTTATGACCTCCTTAAGGAATCCAAGCTTCTCCATTGACTTTGAAGAAAATACTATGACTCTCTCGTTTTCTGATATCAATTTTGAGATGTTACTTAGCGATCCTCTTCCAAGAAATATTGTTGTTTTGAGGAAAAATCTCATAATCCCTCACCCTCAAAGCTGTCTTTTATGAAGTCCTTCGCTTCATCACTAAACTTATCCATTGGCACCTCTTTTCCAAACTTATCGTAAACCTTTTTGTCAACGAAGCTTATTTCCAGTATTTCGTACTTTTCCTCACTCCATTCTTTTATATCCTCTCCGTGAGATTTCATGTGTCTGGCCAAGCTGTCGATGTCAACATACTTTCCGCAGTATTTGCACTTGTGGAAGGGCCAGAACACATAGTCCCTTCCGTTAACGAGTCCCTGCTTTAGATGCTCAATTAACCTTCCTCCTAGGTAGTCATAGACGTCTTCCTGCCTTAACTTTCCATCTTCCTCAACGACTTTGAATCCTGCCCAAACTATATGATCGGCTATATCTTGGACGGTTGGTCTCAGGAACTTTAAGGACATTATAAATGCCCCATTGTTAACATAAAATGTTCCCTTGCCTGGGATAACTATTATATCCAAAATTCCAGGCTCTTTTTCTTGAGCGAGCTTATCAGCTTCTTCTTTTCCTCCAGCTATCCTTATCTGGAGCTTCATCCCGCTCTTTTTGTGAACCCCCATTATTGAGTTATCGTCAATTTGCCAGTGAAATTCGTCGATTGTTCGAACTTTTGCGTAAACTTTCTTTATCTTTTCATCCAGACTCTCAAATTTCATGCTCACCCACCGAAGAGGGATGGAATTGAAAATTAATAAATATTCTCAGAAAAGCTTTTAAAGAAAAATAGAAGGCTCTAGCTTTCTCTTGTTAAGAGCATAAGCACCATTGCAACTAAGTTCATGATGCTGGCATAGAGGAATGCGTGGGTGAGGGAGTAGTTCTGCCATAGTACCCCAGCAATGACTGATGCTGGGAACACAAAGACTCCAAAGACAGTATGATATGCACCTATTACCGTTCCTTTTTCGAACTCCTTGGCTAAATCTGCCATATATGCTCTTGGGATTGTGTCTTCAATTGCGATATAAATCCCATAGAGGATGAAAGCAAGGGCTAACTCATAGATATTCCTTGCGA
This is a stretch of genomic DNA from Pyrococcus sp. ST04. It encodes these proteins:
- a CDS encoding ribonuclease III family protein; translated protein: MDKGLAKFGDSLINFLYSLALTEFLGRPTGDRVPNASLAIALDIAGLSKGLRRMDKHAKGDYAEALIAEAWLKGLITEREAVEIIKENLTNDVLDFSKKKEAIGRALAPLLKIVSERLESHF
- a CDS encoding extradiol dioxygenase, whose translation is MLVGMAIMPHGNEAVYPPDDETRRLHENLKRIGQELEGADTYVLITPHNVRIREHIGIIMAEHLIPWLPFNDVKIPVEEEYRTNRRLALEIFHGARTGFPVVDINFATYSGRYSRFPLTWGEIIPLYFLRKKDLVLITPAKLPKEKLIEFGRFLAVLLEKWNEKVAIIVSADHGHAHREDGPYGYAEESKEYDRRVVEMLKKGDLRELLEFEDEFIDRAKPDSYWSFLMALGVLEEFEMEPSLVSYACPTYYGMASALFRR
- a CDS encoding iron-containing alcohol dehydrogenase, with the protein product MRFFLKTTIFLGRGSLSNISKLISENERVIVFSSKSMEKLGFLKEVINNIENAGGVYETIVGVPPEPTIENVEEILPKVREFKPDTFIAIGGGSVIDVAKAVKVFYDVPDLDFDNVAVFSRFQKVNPLPKLKSKFIAIPSTSGAGSEVSAASVIKKGGTKYTIVSPDLCPDYAILDPRLPENMPKEVARNSGLDVLVHAIEAYVSKVATPFSDAYALRAAKIIFEYLEKSVEGDSEAREMVHYAATMAGIAFLNGRLGLVHAMSHKAAWIGPHGLINAILLPYVMEFNVKKAPERYDSLARELGLKDVEELYLKIVDLNERLGVPRLSDLVDEDEFMERLPEMARKAYEDPLVAFNPVEPSVEEIKEIYLKAFRGE
- a CDS encoding DUF763 domain-containing protein, with amino-acid sequence MMRTGVAELPLHTGHVPHWLALRMKRLAEIVLKILIEEYGTKGALERISDPIWFQAFNNLIGMDWDSSGSTTVTTGILKEVLNKLDLGIRVAGGKGGKSRKTPDELRMIAKEFDIDPEEYIRKSRLVAKVDSVALQAGYQLYHHTFFVDKEGNWAVVQQGMNEREKLARRYHWFNADELVDPHKGIAGVKRDFALNTVDKDSKEIQKTLIDLAQEGKKVVRDLETIKAMTKGYIVFYKPRDVDVVKVVRRYESLGKIELNIRALEFVKEMAVEDYESFLLIKGLGPGTLRGLALVAELIYDVKPSWRDPVTHPIDPFKFAYAVGGKDRIPFRVEKGTYDDLIEFLSRLSETGNREILKRVKRITENWRFPEEEKVPTF
- a CDS encoding transcriptional regulator, with protein sequence MARREKIIELLLERDYSVSELARILDMRGKGAKKAILNDLKVIARIAKREGMVLLIKPAQCRKCGFVFRPEINIPSRCPRCKSEWIEEPRFKLERT